The DNA window TAAAAAATTGATGTTTTTGTGTTAAAAGATGAAGAGTAGGTTCTGGGCTTAGCTAAAAAATTGATGTTTTTGTGTTTAAAGATGAAGAGTAGGTTCTGGGTATATATGCTTcaaatccatttttttctcatttcttgtgtaaaaaaaaatgatctttttggTAGAAGATGATCAGTAGCTTCTAGTTTCACACAAATGAAGccattgtttgatttgatagcatgtatttcttgttattttgttatgtgtagttgaacttgaaaaatgaaatgttaGACTTCatgagttttattttcatttgtgTTCTGAAATCTCTGTCTAATGCCGTAACAGTTCATTTACTTTTTTCCTTGTTATACAACATTATAAATGAACTTCACTTACAGAAAAGGAAGAGGCAATATTCAGATGAtgtcattattattttgtaCTTGTATGTGTTCTTGAACttcaaaaagaaatataatgatTTAATTTGGTGAGGTGCACTCATTTTCATTTGCTGGTTATTTTCTTGTACGGAAGATTGATTTTCACTTTTGTCTTGTGCTGATTGTTTTCTTGGTAGTCCTCTAAATGATATGTAAACTGATAGGTAGATGTTTAGCCAGTGGCATGAAATTCATTCAAGAGATAACTGCTGTCTATTGATGTTTATTAGGGATAATGAAACCCCCTAAGTGGATTCCTTTGTCTAGTGATAGATATGGAATAATAAGATGATCGTATTaggattttttgtttttgtttcccACTGATTGTATTTATGTTCTGAAGATTGTATTGGTCTAATGCCATCGCACATGTAGTCCTCTAAATCATATAGGTATTCATTCAAGAGATAACTTCTGTCTATTGTTCAAGAGACAACTGGAAATAAAGAACCCCTGTCTAGTGATAAATATGGAATAATTTATTCTAATGCCGTTGCACGTATGAAGATTATCtgatttgaattaattttctgCTGATTGTTTTCCTCTAAATGATATGTAAACTGATAGGTAGATGTTTAGCCAGTGGCATGAAATTCATTCAAGAGATAACTGCTGtctattgatgtttatttggGATAATGAAACCTCTGTGGATTCCTTTGTCCAGGGATGGATATGAAATCTATAAAAGATTTGTTGGAGCAGATGTTGGACCAAGTTCAACATCAACATACTGGGGAATCCAAAGATGTATACGAAATCATAGGGAAGCTAGAGCAGATTAAATCATATCTTTTAACCCAAGGTAATAATCAAACTATGTTTATAATTTAAGTAGTTTTTTTGTCTTGGTGCTTTTTTTActgatcaaatttttatttttgtttttgataaaGCAATGCATAGCAGTGTATTTTCTGGACTTTCTTCCCTTCATTCACCTCCACCTCAACAACCTTCTCCTCCAATAGCTGACCAGCAAGCATTAGTATCAAATCAACAAACTACTCCTCTGATAGCTGGCCAGCAAGTAATGACACAGGCAGTAGACACTGTGGGACAACCAACACCAATGGTGGTTCAAAATCCAGCATCAAATCCACAGCCAGCTGGCCCGTTTTTCATGCATCCAGTACATTGGCAAGTAGTTGATGAGAATCTGTTTAAGGCCGTCGACGAGCCTGTTCTATGGTTCAGCAAGCTGGTCAATTCAGAAAATTCACAACAGCCGCTTACTGTTCCACATGATAAAATACAGTACTTCGAGAAAGGAAGCCCTCCTTCCTCATATGCGCATTCTCCTCTGTTTCTAGGCATGACCCTACCTGTTACACTGCATAGTAGTAAACTAGAAAGCATGATTGGTGGTGCGCCAGGATTGCTGTATAGTAAAACCAAAACCGCAATGCATATATATTGGCCCTCCGTTGGCACGTTTTTTAAGAAATCAACCATGATTGATGTGTGGTTTCAATGGAAAAAACATGGTCCGAGACATATGCTAATAGTCAAAGTTGAAGAGCAAGGTAATTAGTTAGGACTTCatgttttttgtcttttttatgATTCTTTTATAGTTTTTTGTTTAACTTGGTTATTCTGTTGCTCGTCCATTTGGAACAGGAGCTGGAACAGGGCCATCTGGAGCTGGAGCAGGGCCATCTGGAGCAGGAGCAGAGCCATCTGGAGCTGGAGCAGAGCCATCTGGAGCAGGAACAGGGCCATCTGGAGCTGGAGCAGAGCCATCTGGAGCTGGAGCATCAAAACATCCTAAACTAGGTGGCGTTTGAAGAGACTATGAATTTCTGTATCACAGATGTAATTTTCATTTTGTCTGAACTTCATTCTGTCTACCTGTTATATGGTAAGTAAGGATCTTTCACCTATCTAAATTCGGGCTCTTATGAACTCTCACCAGTCACCATCCCTATGGTACTATGGTTGTACAACTACAGTACCCTATGAAGAGATTTTCCACTCTTTGTTTTGTAGAGTAGGGGGTTGTGGGTTACCGTGCTCTATCTAGAATCGACCATGTTAGAAGTCTTAAGGTAGAGAGGTTGATTGTGCTTCATGTCTCCCAAGAGCATATTGTTCTGAGTGAGGGTAATGTTTGCTATCGCCGCTTCCTGTTTTGCTTTCTTAGCGAAATGTGTGCTTCCGTTCACATCAAACATCGTTCTTTTCCCTTTTGCCCCTACCTTGGTGTTGACCCTAGGTTTGCTAGCTTCCTTTCCGGTCCCGTATGGGGAGTAAGTTAAGCTATTCCACTATATTCAATCTGTCTACCTATCGTAAGCACTCTATCCATTTTGTCTACCTGTTATATGGGAAGCAATATATCCATTTTGTCTACCTGTTATATGGTAAGCACTAGAATAGATCAaacgtaaaaaaaataaaggctCTATTCATAGTCATTTCATAAAGAGTTTCAGTATTTATCGAGCAAAGATCCTAGTGTTTCACGGATACCCTGTACATTTggacaatttttaaaaatgtttgcaCGTCTACCTTTTTTATGGCTTAAAGTTGATGCTTCTGAACGAAGTTAAGGTAAAAATGGTTGAACTTCAGCTTTAAGTGAATGAAGTTTGTATGCCTGAAAAGCTTAAGCCATATATGCTTGAACTTCAGTCATATAAAACTTGAGAC is part of the Solanum stenotomum isolate F172 chromosome 8, ASM1918654v1, whole genome shotgun sequence genome and encodes:
- the LOC125872289 gene encoding uncharacterized protein LOC125872289, whose product is MDMKSIKDLLEQMLDQVQHQHTGESKDVYEIIGKLEQIKSYLLTQAMHSSVFSGLSSLHSPPPQQPSPPIADQQALVSNQQTTPLIAGQQVMTQAVDTVGQPTPMVVQNPASNPQPAGPFFMHPVHWQVVDENLFKAVDEPVLWFSKLVNSENSQQPLTVPHDKIQYFEKGSPPSSYAHSPLFLGMTLPVTLHSSKLESMIGGAPGLLYSKTKTAMHIYWPSVGTFFKKSTMIDVWFQWKKHGPRHMLIVKVEEQGTGPSGAGAEPSGAGASKHPKLGGV